The Streptomyces sp. R28 region AACTCGGCCATCAACGAGCAGCTGAAGCGCGGTAAGGAGCAGGTGGGATGACGGTCGACCAGATCCCCTCGGTCGCGGACCGGCCCGGCGCCGCCGCGAGTGCCGGACGCGCACCGGCCGCCGGCAGGCCAGGGCTCTCCATGACGGCGCGCAGGCACCGGGCGTTCTACATGTTCACCTCGCCCTGGATCATCGGTTTCCTGCTGCTGACCGTCACGCCGATGGTGTACGCGCTGTGGCTGAGCTTCACCACGTTCGACGGCATCTCGCCCAACTGGAAGTACGTCGGGCTCGGCAACTACCGTGAGCTGCTGAACGACCCGGTCACCTGGGACGCGCTGGGCCGGGCCGGCCTGTTCGCGGTGACGTCGGTGCCGCTGTCGATCGTCGCGGGTCTCGCCCTCGCCGTCCTGGTCAACCGGCCGATCAAGGCGCGCGGCCTGTTCCGCACACTGCTGTACCTGCCCGCCGTGGTGCCGCCGGTGGGAGCGGGCCTCGCCTTCAAGCTGCTCTTCGACCAGAACTCCGGTGCCACCAACGGTGCCCTGACCTTCTTCGGCATCGACGCGGTGGCCTGGCTCGCCGACCCCTACGCCCGCTATGTGCTGCTGATGACGGTGCTCTGGGCCGCCGGAAACGTCATGATCATCTCGCTGGCGGGGCTCCAGGACATACCCCGGGAACTCCACGAGGCGGCCCGCATCGACGGGGCGAGCGCCTGGCGCACCTTCCGCAGCGTCACCGTGCCGCTGCTGTCGCCGGTCCTGCTCTTCCAGACGGTGACCGGAATGATCGCCTCGGTCCAGACCATCATGCCGCTGCTGCTGGCCCCCCTCGGCGACACGAGCGGCATCACCACGGTCCCGCAGTCCAACTACCTCTACATGATGCACGTGTTCGCGCAGTACTTCGCGCTCGGCCGCTACGGCTACGCCTCCGCGCTGCTGTGGGTGCTCTTCGTCCTGATCCTCGTCGTGACCGGACTCATCTTCAAGTTCACGTCCGGCGCGGTGTTCTACAACGTCGACCCGGAGGCGAAGAAGTGACCGCCACGACCGCCACCAGCCCGCCGCCCAAGTCGTCGATGGCCGACGTGCGCGTGCGGGTGCGTGGCAAGCGCCTCGTCCTCTACACGGTCCTCGTCTCCGTCACCGGGCTGTTCCTGGGCCCCTTCGGCTGGCTGATCCTCTCCGGCCTGAAGACCCAGGGCGAACTGGCCGCCTCGCCCGTGCACTGGCTGCCCGAGGCCTTCCAGTGGCACAACTTCGCCGACGCCTTCCACCAGATCGACTTCCTCGGCTACGCCCGCAACTCCCTGATCATCGCCCTCCTGTACGCCTCGCTCGTCACCCTCAGCTCAGCCTGGGTCGGCTTCGGCTTCGCCCGGCTCGACGCGCCCGGCAAGAAGGTGCTGTTCGGCGTCCTGCTCGGCTCGATGATGCTGCCCCAGATGGTCACCCTGCTGCCCACCTACCTGATCTTCGCCAAGGTCGGCATGGTCGACACGTACTGGCCGTGGGTGCTGTGGGGTCTGTCCGCCGCCCCGTATCTGGTGTTCCTCTTCCGGCAGTTCTTCGCGGGTCTGCCGCGCGAGCTGGAGGAGGCGGCGATCGTCGACGGCTGCGGATACTCGTCGATCTTCTGGCGGATCTTCCTGCCGCAGTCCTGGCCCGTGCTGTCCGCGAGCTTCATCATCGCCTTCACCTGGACCTGGGGCGACTACATCGCCCCGCAGCTGCTGCTGTCCACCGACCGCACCACGCTCGCGGTCGCGGTGATGACGACCTACGTCAGTGAGGCGGGCACCCCCGTCCCCGAGCTTCAGGCCGCCGCCTCCGTGATGTACGTCGTCCCGATCCTGCTGATCTTCCTGATCGCCCAGCGCGGCTTCGTCGCCGGGATGTCGACCTCCGGTCTCAAGTGATCTGCCCCCCCTTGACCTTCCGTATCTCTCATCTCCCCTTTACTGAAGGAACTGCTCCATGAACGACACCCAGAGCACCGGCCTGTCCCGGCGAACCCTTCTCCAGGCCGCGGGTGCCACCGCCGCCGCGTACTCGCTGATCGGCGCCGCGGCCGGTACCGCGAGAGCGGACGACGCGCCCGCATCCGCCGACAAGCTGGTCGTATACCCCATCCCGACCGGGGTCCCGACCAACTCCAGCTTCGCCGTCAAGGCGCGTACGCCGGGCGGCGCATGGCAGACGGTGCCCGTCTACCGCGCCCGGGCGAAGCAGATCGACGCGAACACGGGCAGCGGCCCGGTCTTCAACTCCTCCGTCGCCACGTTCGACTTCAGCGGCACCGTGGAGGTCGCCGTCACCTCGGCCAAGGGCGCCATCGGCTCCGCGCGGATCCGCCCCCTGTCGTACGACACCGAGTTCACGGTGGACGGCGCCACGGTGAGCTTCACCCTCACCGAGCCGCGCAACCTCTCCATCGAGATCGACGGCGAGATCTTCAACAACCTCCAGCTGCACGCCAACCCGCTCGAGAGGCACGCACCCGACCCGGACGACCCCGACGTCATCTACTTCGGCCCCGGCCTGCACAAGACCACCGACGACGTGGTGAAGGTGCCCAGCGGCAAGACGCTCTACCTGGCCGGCGGTGCGGTGCTGACGTCCCGGGTGGAGTTCGTGGGCGTGGAGAACGCCCGGCTGATCGGCCGCGGCGTGCTGTACAACTCGCCGAGCGGCGTCCTGCTCCAGTACTCCAGGAACATCGAGATCGACGGCATCCTGGTGCTCAACCCGAGCAGCGGCTACTCGGTCACCGTCGGCCAGTCCAAGCAGGTCACCGTCCGCAACCTGCACTCCTACAGCCACGGCCAGTGGGGCGACGGCATCGACGTCTTCTCCAGCGAGGACGTCCTCATCGAGGGCGTCTGGATGCGCAACTCCGACGACTGCATCGCGATCTACGCCCACCGCTGGGACTACTACGGCGACTGCCGCAACATCACCGTCCGCGACTCCACCCTGTGGGCGGACGTCGCGCACCCCGTCAACGTCGGCACCCACGGCAACACCGACAAGCCGGAGACGATCGAGAACCTCGTCTTCAGCAACATCGACATCCTCGACCACCGCGAACCGCAGATGGACTACCAGGGCTGCATCGCCCTCAACCCCGGCGACAGCAACCTGCTGAGCAACGTCCGCGCCCAGGACATCCGGGTGGAGGACTTCCGCTGGGGCCAGCTGATCAACATGCGCGTCATGTACAACAAGTCGTACAACACCTCCGTCGGGCGGGGCATCGACGGCGTGTTCATACGGAACCTGACGTACACCGGCACGCACGCCAACCCGTCCGTCATGGTCGGCTACGACGCGGACCACGCCATCAAGAACGTGACGTTCCAGAACCTCGTCATCAACGGCAAGTTCATCGGCAACGGGATGAAGAAGCCGGGCTGGTACAAGTTCACGGACCTGATGCCTGCGTACGCCAACGAGCACGTGATCAACCCCCGGTTCCTGAACTCCACCGAGGCCACGTCCACCGCCAAGCCCGCGATCACCAGCCCGGACAAGGCGACGGCCACGAAGAACCAGGTCTTCAACTACCTGATCACCGCAAGCGAGTTGCCCATCTCGTTCGCCGCGGAGGGCCTGCCGAAGGGCCTCGACATCGACACCGCCACCGGTCTGGTCTCCGGCAACGTCAAGGACAACGTCGGCAGCTTCACCGCCACCGTCTCGGCCACCAACAGCGTGGGCACCGCGACGCAGACCGTCACGTTCACCGTCGAGCACGCGTGACGCGGCACCCGTAGAACCATGGAGTCACCCGTGTTTCCTCTCAGCCGACGGTCCTTCCTCGGCGCGGCGGGCCTGGTGGCCGCGGCCGGCGGCGGACTGCTGTCCGCCTCCGCCGCGGCGGCCCGGGCCCAGGACGGCACCACCGCGTCCCGCGCCTTCACCCACCCCGGACTGCTGCACAGCGCCGCCGACCTCGCCCGCATGAAGGCCGCGGTCGCCGCCCAGGAGTCGCCGGTCCACGACGGTTACCTGGCGTTTTCCGCCCACGCCCGCTCGCAGTCGACGTACACGATCCAGAACACCGGCCAGATCACGTCCTGGGGCCGCGGTCCCACCAACTTCCAGAACCAGGCCGTCGCCGATTCGGCCGCCGCCTACCAGAACGCCCTGATGTGGTGCGTCACCGGCAACCGCGCCCACGCCGACAAGGCCCGCGACATCCTGGGCGCCTGGTCGGCGTCCCTGACGATGGTCACGGGTGCCGACGGCCCGCTCGGCGCTGGTCTGCAGGCCTTCAAGTTCGTCAACGCTGCCGAACTGCTGCGGCACAGCGGCTACGACGGCTGGGCGGACGCCGATATCGCCCGCTGCGAGCAGTCGTTCCTGAACGTCTGGTATCCGGCGATCTCCGGCTACATGCTCTACGCCAACGGCAACTGGGACCTGACGTCCATTCAGTCGATCCTGGCCATCGGCGTCTTCTGCGAGGAGCGCACGCTCTTCGAGGACGCGCTGCGGTTCGTCGCGGCCGGCGCGGGCAACGGCAGCGTCCGGGGCCGCATCGTCACCGACGGGGGACAGGGGCAGGAGTCCGGCCGCGACCAGGGCCACGAGCAGCTCGCCGTCGGCCTGATGGGCGACGCCGCGCAGGTCGCCTGGAACCAGGGCGTCGACCTGTGGGGCTTCGACGGACACCGCATCCTCGCAGCCGCCGAGTACGCGGCCGAGTACAACCTCGGCGGCGACGTCCCCTTCACCCCCGACCTCGACCGCACCGGCAAGTACATCAAGAAGACGGTCTCGGCCGTCGGGCGCGGCAACCTGCCGCCGATCTACGAGATGTACTACGCCCACTACAGCGGCGTCCGCGGTCTCGACACCCCGCACACCAAGGCGGCCGTCTTCCGCGGCACCGGCGGCGCCCGCGTCGTCGAGGGCAGCAACGACGACCTGCCCGGCTTCGGCACCTTCACCTACGCCGGCACGAAGGCCCCCTCGCCGACCGTGCCGACGGCCCCGGCGGGCGTCACCGCGGTCGGCGACGGCACGAAGGTCACCGTGGCGTGGCTGCCGTCCGCGTGGGCGACGACGTACGCCGTCCGACGGGCGACCCGACCCGAGGGTCCGTACGAGGAGATCGCGAAGGACGTCGACGGCACGACGTGCACGGACGACGACGCGCGTGGCGGGCGGACCTACTACTACACCGTCACCGCCGCGGGCTCCCAGGGGACCGGCGCCGAATCGAGCCTCGCCGCCGCCTCCGCCGGCCTCCCTGAGCCCTGGGCCACCCAGGACATCGGCGAGGTGAAGATCCCCGGCCTGGCCGCCTTCGACGGCGAACGGTTCGTGCTCGAGGCGTC contains the following coding sequences:
- a CDS encoding carbohydrate ABC transporter permease encodes the protein MADVRVRVRGKRLVLYTVLVSVTGLFLGPFGWLILSGLKTQGELAASPVHWLPEAFQWHNFADAFHQIDFLGYARNSLIIALLYASLVTLSSAWVGFGFARLDAPGKKVLFGVLLGSMMLPQMVTLLPTYLIFAKVGMVDTYWPWVLWGLSAAPYLVFLFRQFFAGLPRELEEAAIVDGCGYSSIFWRIFLPQSWPVLSASFIIAFTWTWGDYIAPQLLLSTDRTTLAVAVMTTYVSEAGTPVPELQAAASVMYVVPILLIFLIAQRGFVAGMSTSGLK
- a CDS encoding carbohydrate ABC transporter permease, with protein sequence MTVDQIPSVADRPGAAASAGRAPAAGRPGLSMTARRHRAFYMFTSPWIIGFLLLTVTPMVYALWLSFTTFDGISPNWKYVGLGNYRELLNDPVTWDALGRAGLFAVTSVPLSIVAGLALAVLVNRPIKARGLFRTLLYLPAVVPPVGAGLAFKLLFDQNSGATNGALTFFGIDAVAWLADPYARYVLLMTVLWAAGNVMIISLAGLQDIPRELHEAARIDGASAWRTFRSVTVPLLSPVLLFQTVTGMIASVQTIMPLLLAPLGDTSGITTVPQSNYLYMMHVFAQYFALGRYGYASALLWVLFVLILVVTGLIFKFTSGAVFYNVDPEAKK
- a CDS encoding glycosyl hydrolase family 28 protein, with the translated sequence MNDTQSTGLSRRTLLQAAGATAAAYSLIGAAAGTARADDAPASADKLVVYPIPTGVPTNSSFAVKARTPGGAWQTVPVYRARAKQIDANTGSGPVFNSSVATFDFSGTVEVAVTSAKGAIGSARIRPLSYDTEFTVDGATVSFTLTEPRNLSIEIDGEIFNNLQLHANPLERHAPDPDDPDVIYFGPGLHKTTDDVVKVPSGKTLYLAGGAVLTSRVEFVGVENARLIGRGVLYNSPSGVLLQYSRNIEIDGILVLNPSSGYSVTVGQSKQVTVRNLHSYSHGQWGDGIDVFSSEDVLIEGVWMRNSDDCIAIYAHRWDYYGDCRNITVRDSTLWADVAHPVNVGTHGNTDKPETIENLVFSNIDILDHREPQMDYQGCIALNPGDSNLLSNVRAQDIRVEDFRWGQLINMRVMYNKSYNTSVGRGIDGVFIRNLTYTGTHANPSVMVGYDADHAIKNVTFQNLVINGKFIGNGMKKPGWYKFTDLMPAYANEHVINPRFLNSTEATSTAKPAITSPDKATATKNQVFNYLITASELPISFAAEGLPKGLDIDTATGLVSGNVKDNVGSFTATVSATNSVGTATQTVTFTVEHA